Proteins co-encoded in one Acidimicrobiales bacterium genomic window:
- the nuoL gene encoding NADH-quinone oxidoreductase subunit L, protein MVEAVWLIPAFPLAGFLFLLLAGPKLGEPRAGWVATLAMGGSFVSAVVVFFGLVGKEEEERQFVQTLFEWVPAGDFQVDVGFLVDPLSVTMTLFITGVGALIHLYSIGYMHGDPKFSKFFLYLNLFAFSMLMLVLGDNMLLTFLGWEGVGACSYFLISFWFTDEANASAGKKAFVTNRIGDWGFMVAMFLTFTTIGSIQYVDIFAADAGLTETTATAITLLLLVGAAGKSAQIPLFVWLPDAMAGPTPVSALIHAATMVTSGVYLLTRMNGVIDVSAAWAPTTIAWVGAATALFAATIAVAQNDIKKVLAYSTVSQLGYMFLAIGTGAYVAAIFHMITHAFFKALLFLGSGSVIHGMDNDQDMRHYGGLRKLMPITSVTFIIGWLAIAGVPPFAGFWSKDEILAFAWEDNVALWAVGFITAILTAFYMSRQVFMTFFGRYRFADVRGEELEAMAAMKVEAAEAAATEAEASIGEAEDAVVKAQEKLDKAQEKLVTRETEMAEADPTDEKAVDKATKNLDKAKDGVEKATLALEEATTAVEAARDAVRTAQAQVATVAASSMGSGSIDFDLFRAPDVGNLTDDELPNAVRARREYHPHESPWQMTLPLVVLAGAAIVAGVMNLPFTSDLHFLDHWLEPTLVHPAHLESSASVKWILAIVAVMGGLVGIGAAVAIYLRGRFPAAKVELPILARGWRYDESITSFMGGPGRKSFDLVAWFDATFVDGAVNGVGRVVRDGGGQLRRLQSGLVRSYAAMVAIGAIALLVWFLSRANF, encoded by the coding sequence ATGGTCGAAGCAGTCTGGTTGATTCCTGCCTTCCCGCTCGCCGGGTTCCTCTTCCTGCTCCTCGCGGGCCCGAAGCTCGGCGAGCCGCGGGCCGGATGGGTCGCAACGCTCGCGATGGGCGGCTCGTTCGTCTCGGCCGTCGTCGTCTTCTTCGGTCTCGTCGGCAAGGAGGAGGAAGAACGCCAGTTCGTCCAGACGCTCTTCGAGTGGGTGCCGGCCGGCGACTTCCAGGTCGACGTCGGCTTCCTCGTCGACCCGCTGTCGGTCACGATGACGTTGTTCATCACCGGCGTCGGTGCGCTCATCCACCTGTACTCGATCGGGTACATGCACGGTGACCCGAAGTTCTCGAAGTTCTTCCTCTACCTGAACCTGTTCGCCTTCTCGATGCTGATGTTGGTGCTGGGCGACAACATGCTCCTCACCTTCCTCGGGTGGGAGGGCGTGGGGGCGTGCTCGTACTTCCTCATCTCGTTCTGGTTCACCGACGAGGCCAACGCCTCGGCCGGCAAGAAGGCGTTCGTCACCAACCGCATCGGTGACTGGGGCTTCATGGTCGCCATGTTCCTCACGTTCACGACGATCGGTTCGATCCAGTACGTCGACATCTTCGCGGCCGACGCCGGACTCACCGAGACCACCGCGACGGCGATCACCCTGCTGCTCCTCGTCGGCGCCGCCGGCAAGTCGGCCCAGATTCCACTGTTCGTGTGGCTGCCCGACGCCATGGCCGGCCCGACCCCCGTGTCGGCACTCATTCACGCGGCCACCATGGTCACCTCGGGCGTCTACCTGCTCACCCGCATGAACGGCGTGATCGACGTTTCGGCCGCCTGGGCGCCCACCACCATCGCGTGGGTCGGCGCCGCGACGGCATTGTTCGCCGCCACCATCGCCGTCGCCCAGAACGACATCAAGAAGGTGCTGGCCTACTCGACGGTCAGTCAGCTCGGCTACATGTTCCTCGCCATCGGCACGGGTGCCTATGTGGCCGCCATCTTCCACATGATCACCCACGCCTTCTTCAAGGCACTCCTGTTCCTCGGCTCCGGCTCGGTCATCCACGGGATGGACAACGACCAGGACATGCGGCACTACGGCGGGCTCCGCAAGCTGATGCCGATCACCTCGGTCACCTTCATCATCGGCTGGCTGGCCATCGCCGGCGTGCCGCCCTTTGCCGGCTTCTGGTCGAAGGACGAGATCCTCGCCTTTGCGTGGGAAGACAACGTGGCGTTGTGGGCCGTCGGCTTCATCACCGCCATCCTCACCGCGTTCTACATGAGCCGTCAGGTGTTCATGACCTTCTTCGGCCGCTACCGCTTCGCCGATGTGCGAGGCGAAGAGCTCGAGGCCATGGCGGCGATGAAGGTGGAGGCGGCCGAGGCCGCCGCAACCGAGGCCGAAGCAAGCATCGGCGAGGCCGAGGACGCCGTGGTCAAGGCCCAGGAGAAGCTCGACAAGGCCCAAGAGAAGCTGGTCACCCGCGAGACGGAGATGGCCGAGGCCGATCCGACCGACGAGAAGGCGGTCGACAAGGCGACGAAGAACCTCGACAAGGCGAAGGACGGCGTCGAGAAGGCCACCCTCGCGCTCGAGGAAGCGACCACCGCCGTCGAGGCCGCGCGCGACGCCGTGCGCACCGCCCAGGCGCAGGTGGCCACGGTCGCCGCCTCGTCGATGGGCAGCGGCTCGATCGACTTCGATCTGTTCCGTGCGCCCGACGTCGGCAACCTGACCGACGACGAGCTACCCAACGCCGTGCGAGCGCGCCGTGAGTACCACCCCCACGAGTCGCCCTGGCAGATGACCCTGCCGCTCGTCGTGCTGGCCGGCGCGGCGATCGTCGCCGGCGTGATGAACCTGCCGTTCACCAGCGACCTGCACTTCCTCGATCATTGGCTCGAGCCGACGCTCGTGCATCCGGCCCATCTCGAGAGCTCGGCCAGCGTCAAGTGGATCCTCGCGATCGTCGCCGTCATGGGCGGTCTGGTGGGTATCGGCGCGGCGGTGGCCATCTATCTGAGGGGCCGCTTCCCGGCCGCCAAGGTCGAGCTGCCGATCCTGGCCCGAGGCTGGCGCTACGACGAGTCGATCACCAGCTTCATGGGCGGCCCGGGTCGCAAGAGCTTCGATCTGGTCGCCTGGTTCGACGCCACCTTCGTCGACGGCGCGGTCAACGGCGTCGGCCGCGTCGTTCGTGACGGCGGCGGCCAGCTCCGGCGACTCCAGTCCGGTCTCGTCCGGTCCTATGCCGCCATGGTCGCGATCGGGGCGATCGCCCTGCTCGTCTGGTTCCTCTCGAGGGCGAACTTCTGA
- a CDS encoding NAD(P)H-dependent oxidoreductase subunit E: MARFSDTNLSIAHDIISRYPRPKSALIPLLHLAQEQDGWVTDDAMRHIAELTGTTPAEVKGTGSFYEMFKFHPVGKYMVNVCTNLSCQLLGGEELLDHAEQTLGVKAGGTTADGMFTLEDVECIAACTEAPCLQVNYRYKLRISHGEFDAMIADLRSGKSTDIPEHGTLAQTRQAIPADRGAGIVAPELARDAPVWLARNDVADGGDSKADA, encoded by the coding sequence ATGGCCCGTTTCTCCGACACCAACCTGTCGATCGCCCACGACATCATCTCGCGCTACCCGCGCCCGAAGTCGGCCCTGATCCCGTTGTTGCACCTGGCCCAGGAGCAGGACGGTTGGGTCACCGACGACGCCATGCGCCACATCGCCGAGCTCACCGGCACCACGCCGGCCGAGGTCAAGGGCACCGGCTCGTTCTACGAGATGTTCAAGTTCCATCCCGTGGGCAAGTACATGGTCAACGTGTGTACGAACCTGTCGTGTCAACTGCTCGGTGGCGAGGAACTCCTCGACCACGCCGAACAGACCCTCGGCGTGAAGGCCGGCGGTACGACCGCCGACGGCATGTTCACCCTCGAGGACGTCGAGTGCATCGCCGCCTGCACCGAGGCGCCCTGCCTGCAGGTCAACTATCGCTACAAGCTGCGCATCTCCCATGGCGAGTTCGACGCGATGATCGCCGATCTGCGCAGCGGCAAGTCCACCGACATTCCCGAGCACGGCACCCTCGCCCAGACCCGCCAGGCGATTCCCGCCGATCGAGGCGCCGGCATCGTGGCGCCCGAGCTGGCTCGCGACGCGCCGGTGTGGCTCGCCCGCAACGACGTCGCCGACGGCGGCGACAGCAAGGCAGATGCCTGA
- a CDS encoding NADH-quinone oxidoreductase subunit J, whose product MTAETITFVVGALIVLTGGIGVVASKNPVHSALFLVQTLMGVALLFVVQEAHFLAAVQIIVYAGAIVILFLFVIMLLGVDKTEEWQLKEPIAGQQPLAAVIGAALLGLGVVVTIIATDGLSGKVRGVGDKALTSEYTDVERIGRVLFSDYALSFEITAGLLTIAVIAAVVLTRSVRREDELEDLEPASMALPPAAPFGANDSDHHELGHPGSDPRPNSDDVEAADDGGGD is encoded by the coding sequence ATGACGGCCGAGACCATCACATTCGTCGTCGGCGCGCTCATCGTGCTCACCGGTGGCATCGGTGTCGTGGCATCGAAGAACCCGGTCCACTCCGCCCTGTTCCTCGTACAGACGCTCATGGGCGTCGCCCTGCTGTTCGTCGTGCAGGAGGCCCACTTCCTCGCGGCCGTGCAGATCATCGTCTACGCGGGCGCCATCGTCATCCTCTTCCTCTTCGTGATCATGCTGCTCGGCGTCGACAAGACCGAGGAATGGCAGCTCAAGGAACCCATCGCCGGCCAACAACCGCTGGCCGCGGTCATCGGTGCGGCCCTGCTGGGCCTCGGCGTCGTGGTCACGATCATCGCCACCGACGGCCTCAGCGGCAAGGTCCGCGGGGTGGGCGACAAGGCCCTCACCAGCGAGTACACCGACGTCGAACGCATCGGCCGCGTGCTCTTCAGCGACTACGCCCTCTCCTTCGAGATCACCGCCGGACTGTTGACCATCGCCGTCATCGCCGCAGTGGTGCTCACCCGCAGCGTGCGACGAGAGGACGAACTCGAGGATCTCGAACCCGCCTCGATGGCCCTGCCCCCCGCCGCCCCCTTCGGCGCCAACGACAGCGACCACCACGAGTTGGGACACCCGGGGTCAGACCCCCGTCCCAACTCGGATGATGTCGAGGCCGCCGACGATGGAGGTGGCGACTGA
- the nuoI gene encoding NADH-quinone oxidoreductase subunit NuoI: MADIADYFRGFAVTFKKALFKGSDTGKTVTVDYRGGKKEGDKHDEKRVKTERLHGRHVLNRYEDGMEKCIGCELCAGVCPAKCIYVRGADNDPEAPTSPGERFGYVYEINYLRCIHCDLCVEACPTEAITESKLFEFSFTNRTDAIYTKDELVVADDGMPQKMPWEDWRDGDDKMTSGWLRATSPSGDHRYEGVVHWAGELGYGVRDPEIGQSAAADRSEGSDT; this comes from the coding sequence ATGGCTGACATCGCCGACTACTTCCGCGGCTTCGCCGTCACCTTCAAGAAGGCGCTCTTCAAGGGATCCGACACGGGCAAGACCGTCACCGTCGACTATCGCGGCGGCAAGAAGGAGGGCGACAAGCACGACGAGAAGCGGGTCAAGACCGAGCGTCTCCACGGCCGCCACGTGCTCAACCGCTACGAAGACGGCATGGAGAAGTGCATCGGCTGCGAGCTGTGCGCGGGTGTCTGCCCGGCCAAGTGCATCTATGTGCGCGGCGCCGACAACGATCCCGAAGCGCCCACCTCACCCGGCGAACGCTTCGGCTACGTCTACGAGATCAACTACCTGCGCTGCATCCACTGCGACCTGTGTGTCGAGGCGTGTCCCACCGAGGCCATCACCGAATCGAAGCTCTTCGAGTTCTCCTTCACCAACCGCACCGACGCGATCTACACCAAGGACGAACTCGTCGTCGCCGACGACGGCATGCCCCAGAAGATGCCGTGGGAGGACTGGCGCGACGGCGACGACAAGATGACCTCGGGTTGGCTGCGGGCCACGTCGCCGTCGGGCGACCATCGCTACGAAGGCGTCGTGCACTGGGCCGGCGAGCTGGGCTACGGCGTGCGAGACCCCGAGATCGGGCAGTCCGCAGCCGCTGATCGGTCGGAGGGGAGCGACACATGA
- the nuoH gene encoding NADH-quinone oxidoreductase subunit NuoH, translating into MILGLDPLFTDGVDLGDFGFVLLKVVVAFAFLLVAVMLNIWFLRKVIADFQNRIGPNMAGPWGILQSLADGIKLFMKEDLIPDKADRFVFKLAPYLSLVPAFLVFAIVPLGGNFNESKVLDDGTVVTGAFGWGDNVTFLQVADPPVGILFFLAMSSLAIYGVMLAGWSSGSKYPLLGSVRASAQMVSYEAALGLAIAAVVLMSGSLSTNEIVAQQAGEGYWGFVPNWNLIVTGFVPFVIFLIAGTAELNHPPFDLVEAEQELVGGFHTEYSSIRFALFFLAEFMNQITMSAIAVTLFLGGPAGPVLFGPDWIWGMVWFFAKTMVFLWALVWVRATLPRFRYDQLMDLGWKLLIPLALAWFLLLAGIRVGNENDWSDAQTTAFVLGFMAVCLVMAGLLTAAIRTARQERLEREGVDHG; encoded by the coding sequence ATGATCCTCGGTCTCGATCCGCTCTTCACCGACGGTGTCGATCTCGGCGACTTCGGGTTCGTCCTGCTCAAGGTCGTCGTCGCGTTCGCGTTCCTGCTCGTGGCCGTGATGCTCAACATCTGGTTCCTGCGCAAGGTCATCGCCGACTTCCAGAACCGCATCGGCCCGAACATGGCCGGTCCGTGGGGCATCCTCCAGAGTCTGGCCGACGGCATCAAGCTCTTCATGAAGGAAGACCTGATCCCCGACAAGGCCGATCGGTTCGTCTTCAAGCTGGCCCCCTACCTCTCGCTCGTCCCCGCGTTCCTCGTCTTCGCCATCGTGCCATTGGGCGGCAACTTCAACGAGAGCAAGGTGCTCGACGACGGCACCGTCGTGACCGGCGCCTTCGGCTGGGGCGACAATGTCACCTTCCTCCAGGTAGCCGACCCGCCCGTCGGCATCCTGTTCTTCCTCGCCATGTCCTCGCTCGCCATCTACGGCGTCATGCTCGCCGGCTGGTCGTCCGGCTCGAAGTACCCGCTGCTCGGGTCGGTACGGGCGTCGGCCCAGATGGTCTCCTACGAGGCCGCCCTCGGACTCGCCATCGCCGCCGTCGTGCTGATGAGCGGCTCCCTCTCCACCAACGAGATCGTGGCCCAGCAGGCCGGCGAGGGCTATTGGGGTTTCGTGCCCAACTGGAACCTGATCGTCACCGGCTTCGTGCCGTTCGTGATCTTCCTCATCGCCGGCACCGCTGAACTCAACCATCCGCCCTTCGATCTCGTCGAGGCCGAGCAGGAACTCGTCGGTGGCTTCCACACCGAGTACTCGTCGATCCGCTTCGCGCTCTTCTTCCTGGCTGAGTTCATGAACCAGATCACCATGTCGGCGATCGCGGTCACCCTCTTCCTCGGCGGACCGGCCGGCCCAGTGCTGTTCGGTCCCGACTGGATCTGGGGCATGGTCTGGTTCTTCGCCAAGACCATGGTGTTCCTCTGGGCCCTCGTCTGGGTCCGGGCCACGCTGCCCCGCTTCCGCTACGACCAGCTGATGGACCTGGGCTGGAAGCTGCTGATCCCGCTGGCCCTCGCGTGGTTCCTGCTCCTCGCCGGTATCAGGGTCGGCAACGAGAACGACTGGAGCGACGCCCAGACCACGGCGTTCGTACTCGGCTTCATGGCCGTGTGCCTGGTGATGGCGGGCTTGCTGACGGCGGCGATCCGCACTGCTCGTCAAGAACGTCTCGAACGAGAAGGAGTCGATCATGGCTGA
- the nuoF gene encoding NADH-quinone oxidoreductase subunit NuoF encodes MPTHAYVPHAPGYVDNDGPKIVTSRFPHEDSFTLARAEATGAYDGLRAALDKKPADVHGEVREATVLGRGGAGFPAGVKWGFMPPGKFPYYLVVNGDESEPGTYKDRLLMERDPHQLIEGCLIACYALGLAQCFLYVRGEMALAQERIAQALNDAYAKGYVGKNIMGTEFSVDITLTWGAGAYIVGEETALIESLEGNRGMPRLKPPYFPAAIGLYGQPTIVNNVETLANLPWLMLNGAAQYKTYGSEASPGTRLVAVSGHVQRPGVYEIEQGVTTFRDLFYGDNFCQGIREGHELKMFVPGGGSAPWFFPEQVDLPLEAKDVGAAGSMLGSGAIIVMDETTDAVKAALRLVRFYARESCGKCTPCREGTTWEERVLQRILDGEGRPSDIDMLLDIADNISPGPYPNAADPAQGLDAVPFPPKQTTICPLGPSSVAPITSTIRRFRHEYEAKITKRDSIPVSAAPVMARAMEGES; translated from the coding sequence ATGCCGACCCACGCCTACGTTCCCCACGCTCCCGGCTACGTCGACAACGACGGCCCCAAGATCGTCACCTCGCGTTTCCCCCACGAGGACTCGTTCACGCTGGCGCGCGCCGAGGCCACCGGGGCCTACGACGGACTGCGGGCCGCGCTCGACAAGAAGCCCGCCGACGTCCACGGCGAGGTGCGCGAAGCGACAGTGCTCGGTCGTGGCGGTGCCGGGTTCCCGGCCGGCGTGAAGTGGGGCTTCATGCCCCCCGGCAAGTTCCCGTACTACCTCGTGGTCAACGGCGACGAGTCCGAGCCGGGCACCTACAAGGACCGTCTCCTCATGGAGCGCGACCCGCATCAGCTCATCGAGGGCTGTCTCATCGCGTGCTACGCGCTCGGTCTGGCCCAGTGCTTCCTCTACGTCCGCGGCGAGATGGCCCTGGCCCAGGAGCGCATCGCCCAGGCCCTCAACGACGCCTACGCCAAGGGCTACGTCGGCAAGAACATCATGGGCACCGAGTTCAGCGTCGACATCACCCTCACCTGGGGCGCGGGCGCCTACATCGTCGGTGAGGAGACCGCCCTCATCGAGTCGCTCGAGGGCAACCGGGGCATGCCCCGGCTGAAGCCGCCCTACTTCCCGGCGGCGATCGGCCTCTACGGCCAGCCCACGATCGTCAACAACGTCGAGACACTGGCCAACCTGCCGTGGCTCATGCTCAACGGCGCGGCGCAATACAAGACCTACGGCTCCGAGGCGTCGCCCGGCACCCGCCTCGTTGCGGTGTCGGGTCACGTGCAGCGGCCCGGCGTCTACGAGATCGAGCAGGGGGTCACCACCTTCCGCGACCTCTTCTACGGCGACAACTTCTGCCAGGGCATCCGCGAGGGCCACGAACTCAAGATGTTCGTGCCCGGTGGCGGTTCGGCGCCGTGGTTCTTTCCCGAGCAGGTCGACCTGCCCCTCGAGGCGAAAGACGTGGGCGCAGCCGGCTCGATGCTCGGCTCCGGCGCCATCATCGTGATGGACGAGACCACCGATGCGGTCAAGGCCGCCCTGCGGCTGGTGCGGTTCTACGCCCGCGAATCGTGTGGCAAGTGCACGCCGTGTCGTGAAGGCACGACCTGGGAAGAGCGTGTGCTCCAGCGCATCCTCGACGGTGAGGGCCGTCCGAGCGACATCGACATGCTCCTCGACATCGCCGACAACATCTCACCCGGTCCGTATCCCAACGCGGCCGATCCGGCCCAGGGGCTCGACGCCGTGCCGTTCCCACCGAAGCAGACCACGATCTGTCCGCTCGGCCCCTCCTCCGTTGCGCCCATCACCTCGACCATCCGCCGCTTCCGACACGAATACGAGGCGAAGATCACCAAGCGCGACAGCATTCCCGTGAGCGCCGCCCCGGTGATGGCCCGAGCGATGGAGGGTGAGTCATGA
- the nuoG gene encoding NADH-quinone oxidoreductase subunit NuoG — protein MTATDPEVSTVSVTIDGVEIQANPGELLIDAAERHGTYIPRFCHHSRMNPVGMCRMCLVEVDTGRGPALQPSCMAPVADGMTVHTETDTVKKAQDGVLEFLLINHPLDCPVCDKGGECPLQDQTMAYGPGESRMIEEKRHFEKPIAISDTVYLDRERCILCDRCTRFADEVAGDTLIHFMDRGNNTQVNTFPDEPFASYFSGNTVQICPVGALTAKPYRFKARPWDLEETISTAWIDSVGSRISVQSSRNQVLRLLGVDADAVNWGWLSDKERFAFEAINSEARFETPMERHGVTGDLAPTGWAGALGNVIDALQGADPARVAVLGGARMTNEAQYAWAKLMKGVIGTDHVDAQLADGLPPEVVLGLPRATIDEACRAGGTIILVGPDPKEELGALYLRLRHAVVEDGATLIELIPHRGGLSGIAAHSLHPRPGEVGDVAAALVAATSGSAAAAGGIDADAIAAAAASIEGPVTVVLGRACLAESSAGTVAAANALAALPGVSFLSALRRGNVHGALDNGLAPGLLPGRTTLGAGAARFADAWPSVPASAGLDAIGILEAARDGKIDVLVLLGCDPLNDLPDRDLAKAGLEGAGYVVAVDMLPNDSTDSYANTVLAAAGPTESSGTFTNLEGRVSVCEQKVTPAGTARADWMIAAEIALRLGADLGVDSPETIRAELAAVSAVHSDLTEAALDDGRVEGVLITGNGDIAAPTASGTASPANDAYSLRLVATRKMYDDGVFLRHSPASAGLARSIQVRLNPIDFDKLGIDQGTVVKLESSRGHLLAPVAVDPGVPAGSAAIPFSVDGWAANALIDSGAAVTDVRVERP, from the coding sequence ATGACGGCGACGGATCCGGAAGTCAGCACGGTCTCGGTCACCATCGACGGGGTCGAGATCCAGGCCAACCCCGGCGAGCTGCTCATCGACGCAGCCGAGCGCCACGGCACGTACATCCCTCGGTTCTGTCACCACTCGCGCATGAACCCGGTGGGCATGTGCCGGATGTGTCTCGTCGAGGTCGACACCGGCCGCGGTCCGGCCCTCCAGCCGAGTTGCATGGCCCCGGTGGCCGACGGCATGACGGTCCACACCGAGACCGACACGGTCAAGAAGGCCCAGGACGGCGTTCTCGAGTTCCTGCTCATCAACCATCCGCTCGACTGCCCGGTCTGCGACAAGGGCGGCGAGTGCCCCTTGCAGGACCAGACGATGGCCTACGGCCCCGGCGAGTCGCGCATGATCGAGGAGAAGCGCCACTTCGAGAAGCCGATCGCCATCAGCGACACCGTCTATCTCGACCGTGAGCGCTGCATCCTGTGCGATCGCTGCACCCGTTTCGCCGACGAGGTGGCCGGCGACACGCTGATCCACTTCATGGATCGCGGCAACAACACCCAGGTCAACACGTTCCCCGACGAACCGTTCGCCTCCTACTTCTCGGGCAACACCGTGCAGATCTGCCCGGTCGGCGCCCTCACCGCCAAGCCCTACCGCTTCAAGGCCCGTCCGTGGGACCTCGAGGAGACGATCTCCACGGCCTGGATCGATTCCGTGGGTTCGCGTATCTCTGTGCAGTCCTCGCGCAACCAGGTCCTGCGCCTGCTCGGGGTCGATGCAGATGCCGTGAACTGGGGCTGGCTGTCCGACAAGGAGCGCTTCGCCTTCGAGGCGATCAACTCCGAGGCCCGCTTCGAGACGCCCATGGAGCGCCATGGCGTCACCGGCGATCTCGCGCCGACGGGGTGGGCCGGTGCGCTCGGCAACGTGATCGACGCGCTCCAGGGAGCCGATCCCGCCCGCGTCGCCGTGCTCGGCGGCGCCCGCATGACCAACGAGGCCCAGTACGCCTGGGCCAAGCTGATGAAGGGCGTGATCGGTACCGACCACGTCGATGCGCAGCTCGCCGACGGTCTCCCGCCCGAGGTCGTGCTCGGCCTTCCCCGCGCCACGATCGACGAGGCCTGCCGGGCCGGCGGCACCATCATCCTGGTCGGCCCCGACCCCAAGGAAGAGCTCGGCGCGCTCTACCTCCGTCTCCGCCACGCCGTCGTCGAAGACGGCGCCACGCTGATCGAGCTCATCCCCCACCGGGGTGGGCTGAGCGGTATCGCCGCCCACTCGCTGCACCCCCGCCCCGGCGAGGTCGGCGACGTCGCCGCCGCGCTCGTGGCCGCCACATCCGGTTCCGCCGCTGCCGCGGGCGGCATCGACGCCGACGCCATCGCCGCAGCCGCCGCCTCGATCGAAGGACCTGTCACGGTCGTCCTCGGCCGGGCCTGCCTGGCCGAGTCGTCGGCCGGCACCGTGGCCGCGGCGAATGCGCTCGCCGCGCTTCCCGGCGTGTCGTTCCTCTCGGCGCTGCGTCGTGGCAACGTGCACGGCGCGCTCGACAACGGTCTCGCCCCCGGCCTGCTGCCCGGACGAACCACCCTCGGTGCCGGCGCCGCCCGTTTCGCCGATGCCTGGCCGTCGGTGCCCGCGTCGGCGGGTCTCGACGCGATCGGCATTCTCGAAGCCGCTCGCGACGGCAAGATCGACGTGCTCGTCCTGTTGGGCTGTGACCCACTCAACGACCTCCCGGATCGCGACCTCGCCAAGGCGGGCCTCGAAGGCGCCGGCTACGTCGTCGCGGTCGACATGCTGCCCAACGACTCGACCGACAGCTACGCGAACACGGTGCTCGCGGCCGCGGGCCCCACCGAGTCCAGCGGCACGTTCACCAACCTCGAGGGCCGCGTGAGCGTCTGTGAGCAGAAGGTCACCCCGGCCGGCACGGCGCGTGCCGACTGGATGATCGCGGCCGAGATCGCTCTGCGCCTCGGCGCCGACCTCGGTGTCGATTCGCCGGAGACGATCCGGGCCGAGTTGGCCGCCGTCTCCGCGGTGCACAGCGACCTCACCGAGGCCGCGCTCGACGACGGCCGCGTCGAGGGCGTGTTGATCACCGGCAACGGCGACATCGCGGCGCCGACCGCGTCCGGCACCGCCAGTCCCGCCAACGACGCCTACTCACTGCGCCTCGTCGCCACCCGCAAGATGTACGACGACGGTGTGTTCCTGCGTCACAGCCCGGCCAGCGCCGGGCTCGCCCGCTCGATCCAGGTGCGCCTGAACCCGATCGACTTCGACAAGCTCGGTATCGACCAGGGCACCGTCGTCAAGCTCGAGTCGTCACGCGGTCACCTGCTCGCGCCGGTGGCCGTCGACCCCGGTGTGCCCGCCGGTTCCGCCGCCATTCCCTTCTCCGTCGACGGCTGGGCCGCCAACGCGCTCATCGACAGCGGCGCCGCGGTCACCGACGTCAGGGTGGAGCGGCCATGA
- the nuoK gene encoding NADH-quinone oxidoreductase subunit NuoK — protein sequence MEVTSEWYLVLSAVLFAIGAVGLLIRRNPLVMFMCVELMLNAVNVTFVAIGTELNDVGGQIAVFFVLVVAAVEVVVGLALVVAINRRREGATADDISVLRG from the coding sequence ATGGAAGTCACCTCCGAGTGGTACCTGGTGCTGTCGGCCGTCCTGTTCGCCATCGGCGCGGTCGGGCTGCTGATCCGGCGCAACCCGCTGGTCATGTTCATGTGCGTCGAGCTGATGCTCAACGCCGTCAACGTCACGTTCGTGGCGATCGGCACCGAACTCAACGACGTGGGCGGCCAGATCGCCGTGTTCTTCGTGCTCGTGGTCGCTGCGGTCGAAGTGGTCGTGGGTCTCGCCCTCGTGGTGGCCATCAACCGCCGCCGCGAAGGCGCAACCGCCGACGACATCTCGGTGTTGAGGGGCTAG